The stretch of DNA ATTTGGTAATTTTTTAACAGGTGAAATCCCAGTGGAGATTGGAAGGCTGAAGAGATTGAACACTATTTATCTCTATGATAATCAAATGTCTGGATTCATACCAAGAGAGTTAACAAATTGCACAAGCTTAAGCGAAATTGATTTCTTTGGAAACCATTTTACAGGTCACATTCCTGAGACTGTAGGGAAGCTGAAAAACTTGGTTCTTCTTCATTTGAGGCAAAATGATTTGTCTGGTTCAATCCCTCCAAGTTTAGGGTACTGCAAAAGTCTTCAAGTATTGGCCTTAGCAGATAATAAACTTTCAGGTTCTATTCCACATACATTTAGTTACCTTTCAGAACTTTTTAAGATTACTCTTTACAATAACTCCTTTGAAGGACCTATCCCTCATTCACTTTCTTCTCTCAAAAACctcaaaatcataaatttttcACACAACAAATTCAGtggaagtttctttcctttaACTTCTTCAAATTCTTTGACTCTTCTTGACTTGACTAACAACAGCTTCTCAGGTCCTATCCCTTCTAATCTAGCTAATTCAGTAAACCTCCACCGTCTCCGGCTCGGATACAATAACCTCACTGGAACTATTCCTTCTGAGTTTGGCCAGCTTAATGATCTAAACTTTTTTGATTTATCATTTAACAGTTTAACAGGAGAAATACCACCTCAACTCTCAAACTCGCGCAAAATAGAACACATTTTGCTGAGTAATAACAGATTGAGTGGCAAGATACCTAATTGGTTAGGAATCTTCCAACAACTTGGTGAGTTGGATCTCTCATACAATAACTTCACTGGCAAGTTACCTTCTGAAATTGGTAACTGTTCAAACTTACTCAAGCTTTGTCTCCATAACAACAATTTGTCTGGTGAAATTCCTCAAGAGATTGGAAATCTCACTTCTCTTAATGTCTTCAACATTCAAAGCAATAGTCTCAACGGCCACATTCCTTCAACTATTCAGCAATGCAAGAAGCTCTATGAGCTAAGGCTCTCACAAAATTTTCTGACAGGTACTATACCATTTGAGCTAGGAGAGCTTGATGAGTTACAAGTGATATTAGATTTGAGCAAAAATCTCTTCACTGGTGAGATTCCATCATCTTTAGGTAACCTAATGAAGCTAGAAAGACTCAACTTATCTTTCAATCAACTTCAAGGAAAAGTTCCTACTTCACTTGGTAAACTTACAAGCCTGCATGTGTTGAATCTCTCAAATAACCATCTTGAAGGCCAAATTCCTTCAACTTTTTCAGGGTTTCCAAGAAGCTCTTTCTTGAACAATAACCGGTTATGCGGCTCGCCGTTAGTATCTTGCACAGGATCAACATCACAGGGGAAAATGCAGCTATCAAACACACAAGTTGCAGTTATAATTGTGGCTATTGTGTTTACTTCAACTGTGATATGCTTAGTTATGTTGTATATAATGCTTAGAATTTGGTGTAACTGGAGAAAAGTTTCAATATCAAATGATGCAGATGGAGGTAATGTTGCTATGAAGAAAGAGGAAAGTAGATGGGGTTGTAATGATCAGAAGACAAGGAATGGAGAGTATTGGAATATGAATTCATTTGGATTCATTCCTTCACCAGATAAGAATAATTCAGTTACAACaacttgtttttttaatatcaaaatggAAGCCATGGaaaatgcaaatatataaaatcttttttttcttcttcttaagtTTAGGTTCCTAGCATTGAGGAACAATTACAGTACTGTCACACATCCAATGCTGACTTCaattaatataaatagttgTTAATTCAAAAGTATCATGCCCTACCACAGGTTTGGGAGTAGGGTTGtgattttagtttcttttttttttctttttctcctgGTGTTTAGAGGCTATACCTGTATTTGTAAATAAAAAGAGGCTATAGTTATAGTTAAATAAAGATAGAGCCATGCTAATAAGTGCCATAAGACACGGGTTAGCATggaaaatatagaaattttgcgGCATGTTCCTTCGAAGTTCCTTCTTTGAATGCACCATCGAAAGTGGCATTGCCATTACTTGCCCCTAAAAGTAgggcattttttattttatttttaaataaatgggttttttaaaataaaatgaaaacaaagtttGCTCTTATCACTAGCATTAGGGTTAAATAAGATGTGCCTTCTCCACTCTAACCAACTCATATTGGttatttttctctatttcttataatattgtttcttcattttttaaatttattttaagtttctacTTAATTTTTCTCACGAATTCTGGTAGAACCAGTTGGAAAGCTCAAGCATATCGTTTATATACAATTTCGAGCAAATGGAAAAGAGTCAGAAAACAAGACCATAAGTAATACTATGCTTTAATATATTGTGGAATATTTTActagtcatttttttttgaagaagctaaaatgagatatattaacaaatagtctcctcagcacaaggtgtgccaagaTAGACTACCAAAGTTTACAAATAGTCACAGAAAGAAAAATAACCAATCATAGAAGGCCCAAACATAACATAGGACTAGTAATACTAATACTATCAACTATGCTTTAATTGCTCAGTTACTGACTGAAGTCCAGAGTACTTTTTTCTCATACATACAAAAGGCAGACCTCAGCTTTGGCTTACTTCTATCTACAAACAAAATATCCAAAAACCTTTAAGAGGGAACAAGAACTGTGCGCGATTTAGCTGTAGCTCATTATGCTGTTTGCTTATAGTTCAGCCAGACAGTCTAATTCTTCTGCTTCGGCCAGAAGTCTGTTATACTTGAGGTTTGCTTCTTCAAGTTTATTCCTAAGCTCTGTCACCTGCACAATCAAATCTTTAATGAGTCAACTTCCAAACAGTATATTTTCATTTCATGAATCTTTTGCACAGGATATAAATATTCAACCAATTCCAATAAATGCATCTAACTACGAGTTTCCAAATTTAAGCCAGATTTTGATCAACTCATGAGTCATGTGACTTTCCATATTGGAGAGAAATAAACACAATATGTAGTGCAGCACACAACAATGCGGGCCTTGTGAAGTGGAGACTTGGGTATCTCCTTATTGTCTCTCGCAGTCGCATGACATGATGATGAAAAACTCTTCAGAACTTCTGATTTAGAAACATCCTTAGGTTGgcctttcaattttatttttatacgtGAGAAAATAAAAAGGGAGTTTTTTATTGGAAACATCCCAGAACCCTTAATTCTCTAAATACAAATTAACACCAAAAGAGTATGTTGGCCCCAAAACTCATGTT from Trifolium pratense cultivar HEN17-A07 linkage group LG5, ARS_RC_1.1, whole genome shotgun sequence encodes:
- the LOC123884460 gene encoding LRR receptor-like serine/threonine-protein kinase GSO1; protein product: MKHIFSYWLCHFLLLLATLDTSFVATLSNDADATDTNLLLRVKSELVDPLGAMKNWSPTTHVCKWNGITCDVNQKHVIGLNLSGSGISGSISVELSNLISLQTLDLSSNSLNGSIPLELGSLKNLRTLQLYSNYLSGNIPKEIGNLKKLQVLRIGDNFLTGGIPPSIINLSELNVLGLGYCHLNGTIPVGIGNLKNLVSLDFQMNSLSGLIPKEIKGCEMLQNFAGSNNMFEGEIPSSIGSLKALRILNLANNSLSGPIPISLSYLSNLTYLNLLGNKLNGEIPYELNSLIQLQKLDLSSNNFSGSILVLNTKLKSLETLVLSDNFLTGKIPSSFCFKGSKLNQIFLANNIFSGKFPLELLNCSSIQQLDLSGNSFEGGIPSSIDKLQNLTDLVLNNNTFVGSLPREIGNISTLEGLFLFGNFLTGEIPVEIGRLKRLNTIYLYDNQMSGFIPRELTNCTSLSEIDFFGNHFTGHIPETVGKLKNLVLLHLRQNDLSGSIPPSLGYCKSLQVLALADNKLSGSIPHTFSYLSELFKITLYNNSFEGPIPHSLSSLKNLKIINFSHNKFSGSFFPLTSSNSLTLLDLTNNSFSGPIPSNLANSVNLHRLRLGYNNLTGTIPSEFGQLNDLNFFDLSFNSLTGEIPPQLSNSRKIEHILLSNNRLSGKIPNWLGIFQQLGELDLSYNNFTGKLPSEIGNCSNLLKLCLHNNNLSGEIPQEIGNLTSLNVFNIQSNSLNGHIPSTIQQCKKLYELRLSQNFLTGTIPFELGELDELQVILDLSKNLFTGEIPSSLGNLMKLERLNLSFNQLQGKVPTSLGKLTSLHVLNLSNNHLEGQIPSTFSGFPRSSFLNNNRLCGSPLVSCTGSTSQGKMQLSNTQVAVIIVAIVFTSTVICLVMLYIMLRIWCNWRKVSISNDADGGNVAMKKEESRWGCNDQKTRNGEYWNMNSFGFIPSPDKNNSVTTTCFFNIKMEAMENANI